From a single Miscanthus floridulus cultivar M001 chromosome 8, ASM1932011v1, whole genome shotgun sequence genomic region:
- the LOC136471832 gene encoding protein NRT1/ PTR FAMILY 4.3-like translates to MDDAERSLAPVDWRGRPCRQRHGGMRAAVFILVFQASQTVALAAVGSNLITFVFGELHFPLSQAANVVTNFVGTVFILSPLGGFLSDSYAGCFWTLLSFAAVELAGLVLLAVQAHLTQLKSAPCNMLTMAGSCERASGFKAAIFFVALYLVALGSGCVMPNMTTYGGDQFAGARAGAAEKDASKRLSTYFNLSYFGYCVAEVVALVAVVWAQTRFGMAVGFGLAAAALGAGLITLVSGAVLYRNKPPRGSVIFTPIARVFVAAFSKRKQICPSGSSNPAHTAAGDPAVVGDGDFRHANKFRFLDKACIRDAADTVPESEWRLCTAGEVQQTKTLLAVLPIVACTVVTNTVLAQLQTFSVQQGSVMDTRLAPGSSSSFRIPPASLQAIPYAMLLALVPAYELLLVPLTRRLTGTRSGITPLQRIGVGLCLVALSMASAAAVERRRRDAAVSSGSGGVHQLSVLWLVPQFFVFGVSELFTNVGLMEFFYKQAATAGAMQMQAFFMAFFYCSFSFGFFLSSVLVSLVNRVTASGGRRGWLGDNDLNKDRLDLFYWVLAAISVLNFFCYLLCARWYNSGAGGSEPDGAASGEVASEEEDDGKGLI, encoded by the exons ATGGACGACGCAGAGAGATCCCTGGCGCCCGTCGACTGGCGTGGCCGCCCGTGCCGGCAGCGCCACGGCGGCATGCGCGCCGCCGTCTTCATCCTAG TGTTCCAGGCGTCGCAGACGGTGGCGCTGGCGGCGGTGGGGAGCAACCTGATCACGTTCGTCTTCGGGGAGCTGCACTTCCCGCTGTCGCAGGCCGCCAACGTGGTGACCAACTTCGTCGGCACCGTCTTCATCCTCTCCCCGCTCGGCGGATTCCTCTCCGACTCCTACGCCGGATGCTTCTGGACGCTGCTATCAttcgccgccgtcgagctcgcg GGCCTGGTATTACTGGCGGTACAAGCACATCTTACACAGCTCAAGTCGGCGCCGTGCAACATGCTAACCATGGCGGGCAGCTGCGAGCGGGCCAGCGGGTTCAAGGCCGCCATCTTCTTCGTGGCGCTCTACCTGGTGGCGCTCGGCAGCGGCTGCGTGATGCCCAACATGACCACGTACGGCGGCGACCAGTTCGCCGGCGCCCGCGCCGGCGCGGCGGAGAAGGACGCCAGCAAGAGGCTCTCCACCTACTTCAACCTCTCCTACTTCGGCTACTGCGTCGCTGAGGTCGTCGCGCTCGTGGCCGTGGTCTGGGCGCAAACGCGCTTCGGGATGGCCGTTGGTTttggcctcgccgccgccgccttgggCGCCGGGCTCATCACCCTCGTCTCCGGCGCGGTGTTGTACCGGAACAAGCCCCCGCGGGGCAGCGTCATCTTTACACCCATTGCAAGG GTTTTCGTGGCTGCATTCAGCAAGAGGAAGCAAATCTGCCCTTCCGGCTCCTCCAATCCTGCCCACACCGCAGCCGGAGATCCGGCGGTCGTCGGCGACGGCGACTTCCGCCACGCCAACAAGTTCAG GTTCTTGGACAAGGCGTGCATCAGGGACGCGGCGGACACGGTGCCGGAGAGCGAGTGGCGGCTGTGCACGGCGGGCGAGGTGCAGCAGACCAAGACACTCCTGGCCGTGCTGCCCATCGTGGCGTGCACCGTCGTCACCAACACCGTGCTCGCGCAGCTGCAGACGTTCTCGGTGCAGCAGGGCAGCGTCATGGACACCAGGCTGGcgccgggctcctcctcctccttccgcaTCCCGCCGGCGTCGCTGCAGGCCATCCCCTACGCCATGCTGCTGGCACTCGTCCCGGCCTACGAGCTCCTCCTCGTGCCGCTCACGCGGAGGCTCACGGGCACGCGGTCCGGGATCACCCCGCTCCAGCGCATCGGCGTCGGCCTCTGCCTCGTCGCGCTGTCCATGGCCTCCGCCGCGGCCGTCGAGCGCAGGCGCCGGGACGCCGCCGTCTCGTCCGGCTCCGGAGGCGTGCACCAGCTGTCCGTGCTTTGGCTCGTGCCGCAGTTCTTCGTCTTCGGCGTGTCGGAGCTGTTCACCAACGTCGGGCTCATGGAGTTCTTCTACAAGCAGGCGGCGACCGCCGGGGCGATGCAGATGCAGGCCTTCTTCATGGCCTTCTTCTACTGCTCCTTCTCGTTCGGGTTCTTCCTCAGCTCCGTGCTCGTCTCGCTGGTGAACAGGGTCACGGCGAGCGGCGGCCGCCGGGGCTGGCTCGGCGACAATGACCTTAACAAGGACAGGCTGGACCTCTTCTACTGGGTGCTCGCCGCGATCAGCGTGCTCAACTTCTTTTGCTACCTACTGTGTGCGAGGTGGTATAATTCTGGTGCCGGCGGCTCTGAACCTGATGGAGCTGCCTCCGGCGAGGTCGCctctgaggaggaggacgatggcaAGGGGCTCATCTGA